A DNA window from Longimicrobiaceae bacterium contains the following coding sequences:
- a CDS encoding VWA domain-containing protein: MTWHPTVGLAFGAAILLLVAGGLFLHLRRRRRVAEAFGDPMLLTRLVGVDLRRVPWSRVLLVIGAAMALAGALADPRWGIGEADSSVRGGPVVLVIDVSSSMLVEDGTPTRLAAARTTAAGLVSELAGVPVGIVVFAGRAYALAPPTRDAGAIDLYLDALDTRMITQTGSALAGAIRQGVGLLLAGGGEGGSLVVISDGNTMEERDDLEEAISLARRARIPIVTVGVGSVEGGPVPDLDPATGERIGYKQDAVGRLVQSQLHEGLLRAIASGTGGEYLPMGEASAERLARLVRGVAGWGAGQEVSGPPRFAWLAVLALLLLALEALLARGLRGRLVRRNLGGGVAALLLALSAGCADPRAPSPEAADQPVDSVAMYRRVAAAQPGESVPLYNLGTVLLQRQRFEEARPPLEAATRAAEPELRQRARYNLGNTRLEPFFTPGGAAPRDREERLRLLRDAIEDYRQALRLDADDVDAKWNLELALRLMRDERTRPPEPEPPDPPEPEGPGAGGGGGGGGGGATGDGGRGGGGAGTQDPLPQAGSGGLDRPSMSRKEAEELLQQAANREVGVQRETLEKPQPRGGIAH, from the coding sequence ATGACCTGGCATCCCACCGTTGGCCTGGCGTTCGGAGCCGCGATCCTGCTGCTGGTGGCGGGCGGCCTCTTCCTGCACCTGCGTCGGCGTCGTCGGGTCGCGGAGGCCTTCGGCGATCCTATGCTGCTAACTCGCCTCGTCGGGGTCGACCTGCGGCGCGTTCCCTGGTCGAGGGTGTTGCTGGTGATCGGCGCGGCGATGGCGCTGGCGGGTGCCCTCGCCGATCCGCGGTGGGGAATCGGGGAGGCGGATAGCTCGGTGCGGGGTGGACCGGTCGTGCTGGTGATCGACGTGTCCAGCTCGATGCTGGTCGAGGACGGGACGCCGACCCGACTCGCCGCGGCGCGGACGACAGCGGCGGGGCTCGTTTCAGAGCTTGCAGGGGTGCCGGTGGGGATCGTGGTCTTTGCGGGTCGGGCCTACGCACTCGCCCCTCCCACCCGCGATGCGGGCGCCATCGACCTGTATCTCGACGCGCTCGACACGCGCATGATCACGCAGACGGGGTCGGCCCTGGCCGGGGCGATCCGGCAGGGCGTGGGGCTGCTGCTGGCCGGGGGAGGGGAGGGAGGCAGCCTGGTGGTGATCTCCGACGGGAACACCATGGAGGAACGCGACGATCTGGAAGAGGCGATCAGCCTCGCGCGCCGGGCCCGCATTCCGATCGTCACCGTCGGGGTGGGTTCGGTCGAAGGGGGGCCCGTGCCCGATCTCGACCCGGCGACGGGCGAGCGAATTGGATACAAGCAGGACGCGGTCGGCCGGCTGGTGCAGTCGCAACTCCACGAAGGCCTGTTGCGGGCCATTGCTTCCGGGACGGGCGGCGAATACCTCCCGATGGGTGAAGCGTCCGCGGAGCGCCTGGCCCGGCTGGTGAGGGGGGTGGCGGGCTGGGGAGCCGGGCAGGAGGTGTCGGGGCCGCCACGCTTTGCCTGGCTCGCAGTGCTCGCCCTGCTTCTGCTGGCGTTGGAGGCTCTTCTCGCCCGTGGCCTTAGAGGCCGGTTGGTCAGGAGGAACCTGGGCGGCGGCGTCGCGGCCCTGCTGCTGGCCCTCTCGGCGGGCTGCGCCGATCCCCGGGCTCCGTCCCCGGAAGCGGCGGATCAGCCGGTCGATTCGGTTGCGATGTACCGCCGAGTCGCCGCCGCGCAGCCCGGTGAGTCGGTGCCGCTTTACAACCTCGGAACCGTCCTCCTGCAACGGCAGCGCTTCGAGGAGGCCCGACCCCCGCTCGAGGCGGCCACCCGGGCTGCAGAGCCGGAGCTTCGTCAGCGCGCACGCTACAACCTGGGGAACACCCGGCTCGAGCCCTTCTTCACCCCGGGAGGCGCCGCTCCGCGGGATCGCGAGGAGCGCCTTCGACTTCTGCGCGACGCGATCGAAGACTACCGACAGGCCCTCCGGCTGGATGCGGACGACGTGGACGCGAAGTGGAACCTCGAGCTGGCGCTGCGCCTCATGCGGGATGAGCGGACGCGGCCACCCGAGCCCGAGCCGCCCGATCCCCCCGAGCCGGAAGGGCCTGGCGCCGGCGGTGGAGGTGGTGGAGGAGGCGGCGGAGCCACTGGTGATGGCGGCCGAGGGGGCGGCGGTGCCGGCACGCAGGATCCACTACCTCAAGCCGGGTCTGGTGGACTGGATCGCCCCAGTATGAGCCGCAAGGAGGCCGAGGAACTACTCCAGCAGGCCGCGAATCGCGAGGTGGGGGTCCAGCGGGAGACGCTGGAGAAGCCGCAGCCGCGCGGAGGAATAGCGCACTGA
- a CDS encoding VWA domain-containing protein — MSLGWGEPLWLAGLVLIPPYLWWLLRGRRAYLPLPSAAELGAASTTARWLVLLPLLLRGLVLALLLVALARPRTPGRIVEDASLGVPVVVAIDLSSSMLAEDFQPRNRLTVARETVASFIEGRTRDPIGLVAFAGEAITVSPVTTYRPVLLNALRGLTVGLLDDGTAIGDGLAIAVNRLRMLPGRERVVVLMSDGENNRGAIAPLDAAAAAAALGVRVFTIGVGSQGVARVPVERVGGDLVYAEQPVGIDEALLRQIAEMTGGLYFRATNPAALRAIYEEIDRMVATPLEERRRVLYEEWYLPVLLAAGLVLAMEWLLRGSRWGVVPG; from the coding sequence ATGAGCCTCGGCTGGGGCGAACCCCTCTGGTTGGCCGGGCTGGTGCTGATCCCACCGTATCTGTGGTGGCTGCTGCGGGGCCGGCGCGCGTATCTGCCACTTCCGTCCGCGGCAGAGCTCGGCGCAGCCTCGACGACGGCGCGGTGGCTCGTCCTGCTTCCACTCCTGCTGCGCGGGCTGGTTCTCGCCTTGCTGCTGGTGGCGCTGGCGCGGCCGCGCACCCCTGGGCGCATCGTCGAGGACGCCAGCCTCGGCGTCCCGGTCGTAGTCGCGATCGACCTCTCCTCCTCCATGCTCGCGGAGGATTTCCAGCCTCGCAATCGCCTCACCGTCGCCAGGGAGACCGTCGCTTCCTTCATCGAGGGACGCACGAGGGATCCGATCGGTCTGGTCGCCTTCGCCGGGGAGGCCATCACCGTCTCCCCGGTGACCACCTACCGCCCCGTGCTGCTCAATGCCCTGCGTGGGTTGACCGTGGGACTGCTCGATGACGGCACCGCCATCGGTGACGGACTCGCGATCGCGGTGAACCGGCTCCGAATGCTGCCGGGGCGTGAGCGCGTGGTGGTGTTGATGAGCGACGGCGAGAACAACCGCGGCGCCATCGCGCCGCTGGACGCGGCGGCGGCCGCAGCCGCGCTGGGGGTGAGGGTCTTCACCATCGGTGTGGGATCTCAGGGAGTGGCGCGCGTGCCGGTGGAGCGGGTAGGGGGAGACCTCGTCTACGCGGAGCAACCGGTGGGGATTGACGAGGCCCTCCTGAGGCAGATCGCCGAGATGACGGGTGGTCTGTACTTCCGCGCCACCAATCCGGCTGCGCTGCGCGCGATCTACGAGGAGATCGATCGCATGGTCGCGACGCCGCTGGAGGAGCGTCGACGGGTCCTGTACGAAGAGTGGTATCTACCGGTTCTGCTGGCGGCCGGCCTGGTGCTGGCGATGGAATGGCTGCTCCGTGGCTCGCGTTGGGGGGTGGTACCCGGATGA
- a CDS encoding DUF4381 family protein has product MNAAGLLAWAIALATLLQAPPNVQDPADGDSAAVGRAAVPPSQPSTFPLTASAGIAPDTVTVGDHFRVRLQVAAPEGATVEFPPFRLIEPVEAADSLRVARDSAGHWIATYTLVAWTPSDSLVGSFPIRVRGADGVVSDRRVRLRLPIVRSVLPADTSLHVPRPAKAVLPMAQPVPVGRGWVVPVVLLLVLVAGVAWLLLRGRSRAGHREVDPRAAALASLDAIARERLPERGLIEEYHVRTSRVLRRYIREAAGVGEDLTTTELIDLLERTGHDGAQVAALASLLYRADQVKFSGRVTDSELAEIRMYEEQMRRWVSAWPPAPADAHPGRKEAA; this is encoded by the coding sequence ATGAACGCGGCGGGATTGCTCGCGTGGGCCATCGCGTTGGCGACATTGCTCCAGGCACCTCCGAACGTCCAGGACCCGGCGGACGGCGATTCGGCCGCCGTGGGCAGGGCCGCTGTCCCACCGTCCCAGCCTTCCACCTTCCCGCTGACCGCAAGTGCCGGAATCGCCCCCGATACGGTCACCGTGGGCGATCACTTCCGGGTGCGCCTGCAGGTCGCCGCACCCGAGGGTGCGACGGTGGAATTCCCGCCTTTCCGCCTGATCGAGCCGGTGGAAGCGGCCGACTCCCTGCGGGTCGCGCGCGATTCCGCGGGCCACTGGATCGCCACGTACACCCTCGTCGCCTGGACCCCTAGTGACTCGCTGGTCGGATCCTTCCCCATTCGGGTTCGCGGGGCCGACGGTGTAGTCAGTGACCGGCGCGTGCGGCTCCGCCTACCGATCGTTCGCTCTGTCCTCCCCGCGGACACTTCGCTACACGTCCCTCGTCCCGCCAAGGCAGTGCTCCCGATGGCGCAGCCCGTCCCGGTGGGGCGTGGCTGGGTCGTCCCCGTCGTGTTGCTGCTGGTGCTGGTTGCCGGAGTTGCGTGGCTCCTTCTGCGCGGGCGCTCCAGGGCCGGACACAGGGAGGTCGACCCGCGCGCCGCCGCACTTGCCTCACTGGATGCCATCGCGCGCGAGCGTCTGCCGGAGCGAGGGCTGATCGAGGAGTACCACGTGCGTACCTCGCGGGTGCTGCGCCGGTACATCCGCGAGGCGGCCGGTGTGGGAGAGGACCTCACCACTACCGAATTGATCGACCTTCTGGAGCGCACTGGCCACGACGGGGCGCAGGTGGCCGCCCTGGCGAGCCTGCTCTACCGCGCCGACCAGGTCAAGTTTTCCGGCCGCGTCACGGATTCCGAGCTGGCGGAGATCCGGATGTATGAAGAGCAGATGCGCAGATGGGTTTCGGCCTGGCCGCCAGCACCGGCGGACGCGCATCCGGGGCGTAAGGAGGCCGCATGA
- a CDS encoding DUF58 domain-containing protein: MLRRPTPEPLRRDPIPASREVLRQVRRIDLRTRGLVNSRFSGEYQSVFKGQGIEFAEVRQYLPGDDVRSIDWNVTARLGEPYLKRYHEERELTVLLVVDFSGSQRWASRGRLKSEVVVEVAATLAMSAIRNNDRVGLLVTTSAVEWFVPPRKGRRHVLRLVRDLLAFEPRDRGTNLSAGLDYALRLAPSRSIIFLFSDFRLGDGWDEFGSTLTAAAARHDVVAVHLADRLDEALPAVGLIEVRDPETGQVTPLDTSSRQAQEAFAKAVSRDAEEARRLFRRRRVDEIRLRTDAPFGRELLAFFQRRERRRRR, encoded by the coding sequence ATGCTCCGTCGACCCACGCCCGAGCCGCTCCGCCGTGATCCGATCCCCGCCTCGCGCGAGGTCCTGCGGCAGGTCCGCCGCATCGATCTGCGCACCCGAGGGCTCGTCAACTCGCGCTTTTCCGGCGAGTACCAGTCGGTCTTCAAGGGGCAGGGGATCGAGTTCGCCGAGGTCCGCCAATACCTTCCTGGCGACGACGTCCGTTCCATCGACTGGAACGTCACCGCACGCCTGGGCGAGCCCTACCTCAAGCGCTACCACGAGGAACGGGAGCTCACCGTGCTGCTCGTGGTGGACTTCTCCGGCTCGCAGCGCTGGGCCTCGCGCGGCCGGCTGAAGTCGGAGGTGGTAGTGGAGGTGGCAGCGACCCTCGCCATGTCCGCCATTCGCAACAACGACCGCGTGGGGCTGCTGGTCACCACCAGCGCCGTGGAGTGGTTCGTACCTCCTCGCAAAGGGCGCCGGCACGTCCTGCGGCTGGTGCGCGACCTACTGGCATTCGAACCCCGGGATCGCGGCACCAACCTCTCGGCGGGGTTGGATTACGCACTCCGGCTCGCCCCCAGCCGCTCCATCATCTTCCTCTTCTCGGATTTCCGGCTGGGTGACGGCTGGGACGAGTTCGGCAGCACGCTGACCGCGGCGGCGGCCCGCCACGACGTCGTGGCCGTGCACCTGGCGGATCGGCTCGACGAAGCCCTGCCCGCGGTCGGTCTCATCGAAGTGCGCGACCCGGAGACGGGCCAGGTGACCCCCCTCGACACCTCCTCCCGTCAGGCTCAGGAGGCATTCGCGAAGGCAGTATCGCGCGATGCCGAGGAGGCCCGGCGCCTGTTCCGCCGGCGACGCGTGGACGAGATTCGCTTGCGGACCGACGCCCCGTTCGGCCGCGAGCTGCTCGCCTTCTTCCAGCGTCGGGAGCGACGTCGACGGCGATGA
- a CDS encoding MoxR family ATPase, with the protein MERTAADREVPSAPAGDTLTRRIVGEVHKRVVGQEYMIERLLIGLLTGGHVLFEGVPGLAKTLTVKTLSETIDATFSRIQFTPDLLPADVIGTVVYNVRTGEFVPHRGPIFANIVLADEINRAPAKVQAALLEAMQERQVTVGGDTFALPEPFLVLATQNPIEQEGTYPLPEAQVDRFMLKVVVGYPSREEEKEILRRMSGGVPIPVEVVATPAEILKARRAIAQLYLDDKISDYIIDLVAATRDPASLGLKDLVPLIEFGASPRATIALAMCARAHAFLRGRSYVIPEDVKAVAPDVLRHRVIVTYEAEAEEITSDDIVRRVLAAARTP; encoded by the coding sequence ATGGAACGCACTGCTGCTGACCGCGAAGTCCCGTCTGCCCCTGCCGGCGATACCCTGACCCGGCGGATCGTGGGGGAGGTGCACAAGCGGGTGGTCGGTCAGGAGTACATGATCGAGCGGCTGCTGATCGGCCTCCTGACCGGTGGGCACGTGCTGTTCGAGGGAGTGCCGGGGCTGGCGAAGACGCTCACCGTCAAGACCCTCTCCGAGACGATCGACGCAACCTTCTCCCGCATCCAGTTCACTCCGGACCTGCTGCCGGCCGACGTGATCGGCACGGTTGTCTACAATGTGCGGACCGGCGAGTTCGTCCCGCACCGCGGACCAATCTTCGCCAACATCGTCCTGGCCGACGAGATCAACCGGGCGCCGGCGAAGGTCCAGGCGGCACTCCTGGAGGCGATGCAGGAGCGGCAGGTCACGGTAGGCGGCGACACCTTCGCGCTGCCGGAGCCCTTCCTCGTGCTCGCCACCCAGAACCCGATCGAGCAGGAGGGGACCTACCCGCTACCGGAGGCGCAGGTCGACCGCTTCATGCTGAAGGTGGTGGTCGGGTATCCCTCACGGGAGGAAGAGAAGGAGATCCTCCGCCGGATGTCCGGCGGTGTGCCGATCCCGGTGGAGGTCGTGGCCACGCCCGCCGAGATACTGAAAGCCCGGCGCGCGATCGCCCAGCTCTACCTGGACGACAAGATCAGCGACTACATCATCGACCTGGTCGCCGCCACGCGCGACCCCGCGTCGCTCGGCCTCAAGGACCTGGTGCCGCTGATCGAGTTCGGGGCCTCGCCCCGGGCAACGATTGCGCTGGCCATGTGCGCACGAGCTCACGCCTTTCTGCGCGGGCGAAGCTACGTGATCCCGGAAGACGTGAAGGCGGTTGCTCCCGACGTGCTGCGCCACCGGGTGATCGTGACCTACGAGGCGGAGGCCGAGGAGATTACCTCCGACGACATCGTGCGGCGCGTGCTGGCGGCGGCTCGGACTCCCTGA
- a CDS encoding pseudouridine synthase — MDSKTVRLQAYLSRAGVASRRASEELIRAGKVRVNGAVAELGMSVDPAADVVEVEGQVVAPQRTQWVAIHKPKGYVTTREDPEGRKTVYDLLPEHLRHLFHVGRLDRDSSGLLLLTNDGIAANRLLHPRYGTTKEYWADVEGLPTDSALRQLVTGVELEDGTARAESVEVRSEVRPGVIRLAVVMREGKRREVRRMLEAVGHPVRRLFRRRFGPVEIGRLAPGKWRYLTAEEMAALGSKDERPVAPPRGPRGPRESRGGARRGRPKQKPVATETQAPRTDSPPRGRGRRGNR; from the coding sequence ATGGACAGTAAGACGGTCCGGCTACAGGCTTACCTCTCCCGCGCCGGTGTCGCCTCCCGTAGAGCTAGCGAGGAGCTCATCCGCGCAGGCAAGGTGCGGGTGAATGGCGCGGTCGCCGAGCTGGGGATGAGCGTGGATCCCGCGGCCGACGTGGTCGAGGTCGAGGGGCAGGTCGTCGCGCCCCAGCGCACGCAGTGGGTAGCGATCCACAAGCCCAAGGGGTACGTGACCACGCGTGAGGACCCGGAGGGGAGAAAGACGGTGTACGACCTGCTCCCCGAACACCTCCGGCACCTCTTCCACGTAGGGCGCCTCGACCGTGACAGCTCGGGCCTCCTCCTGCTCACCAACGACGGGATAGCGGCCAATCGCCTGTTGCACCCGCGGTACGGCACCACCAAGGAGTACTGGGCCGACGTCGAGGGGCTGCCCACCGACTCCGCACTACGGCAGCTGGTTACCGGTGTGGAGTTGGAGGACGGTACGGCCAGGGCCGAGTCGGTGGAGGTGCGGAGCGAGGTCCGGCCGGGGGTGATCCGCCTGGCCGTCGTCATGCGGGAGGGGAAGCGACGGGAGGTGCGCAGGATGCTCGAGGCCGTCGGGCATCCTGTGCGTCGGCTCTTCCGCCGGCGCTTCGGGCCGGTCGAGATTGGCCGCCTGGCGCCGGGCAAGTGGCGCTACCTGACGGCAGAGGAGATGGCGGCCCTCGGCAGCAAGGACGAGCGTCCGGTAGCGCCGCCCCGCGGGCCTCGCGGACCTCGCGAATCTCGGGGCGGCGCACGCCGGGGGCGGCCGAAGCAGAAGCCGGTGGCGACGGAGACCCAGGCGCCCCGGACAGACTCCCCGCCGAGGGGTCGTGGCAGGCGCGGGAATCGGTGA
- the scpB gene encoding SMC-Scp complex subunit ScpB has product MRPSRIIEAVLFASEAPLSAEELARADPAFDEEVVERLIAELRAEYEREGRAFDIYEIAGGYQLLTRPEFASILDRFHSVPVSPKLSTPALETLAIIAYRQPVGRAEIEEIRGVGSGGVLRTLQERGIIDVVGRAETLGRPLLYGTTPAFLAHFGFRSLADLPRPEDLPVVLARANGDGQ; this is encoded by the coding sequence ATGCGGCCTAGCCGGATCATCGAAGCGGTTCTGTTTGCCAGCGAGGCGCCCCTGAGCGCTGAAGAACTGGCCCGTGCGGACCCGGCGTTCGACGAGGAGGTAGTGGAGCGCCTCATCGCCGAGCTGCGGGCCGAGTACGAGCGCGAGGGGCGAGCCTTCGACATCTACGAGATCGCCGGAGGCTACCAGCTGCTCACCCGACCCGAGTTCGCGTCCATCCTCGATCGGTTCCATTCGGTTCCCGTGTCGCCCAAGCTGTCGACGCCGGCCCTCGAAACGCTGGCGATCATCGCTTATCGGCAGCCCGTCGGGCGGGCGGAGATCGAGGAAATCCGGGGCGTGGGATCCGGAGGGGTACTACGCACGCTGCAGGAGAGAGGGATCATCGACGTGGTCGGCCGCGCGGAAACGCTCGGGCGGCCGCTCCTTTATGGCACGACCCCCGCGTTCCTCGCACACTTCGGCTTCCGGTCGCTGGCCGATCTGCCGCGTCCGGAGGATCTTCCCGTCGTTCTTGCGAGGGCCAACGGGGATGGACAGTAA
- a CDS encoding segregation/condensation protein A: MTSAAAAAQLEVDPFVVGLDRFQGPLDLLLHLIRKQDIDIFDIPIARITAQFLAAIREVDRLELDRAGEFVEMAATLVRIKAQMLFPRHEEEDAEDPRADLVRRLLEYEHFREAADRLEQAERERARHFPRGFTEPRAVPSLAEAPLEVTWDEVWAAVLALVERLAEPEPGYTFAARPVRIEEKMEHVLAALRRRERIEFATLVAPWGTRMHAVASLLACLELSRRSLLRLRQSAPFEALWVYRAKVTDDAA, from the coding sequence GTGACGTCCGCTGCCGCCGCCGCACAGCTCGAAGTCGATCCCTTCGTCGTAGGCCTTGACCGCTTCCAGGGGCCGCTGGACCTCCTGCTGCACCTCATCCGCAAGCAGGACATCGACATCTTCGACATCCCCATCGCTCGCATCACGGCCCAGTTCCTCGCCGCCATCCGGGAGGTGGATCGGTTGGAGCTCGACCGCGCGGGCGAGTTCGTGGAGATGGCGGCGACCCTGGTGCGGATCAAGGCGCAGATGCTCTTCCCGCGTCACGAGGAAGAAGACGCGGAGGATCCACGGGCCGACCTGGTGAGGCGGCTGCTGGAGTACGAGCACTTCCGCGAGGCGGCGGATCGACTTGAACAGGCGGAGCGGGAGCGCGCGCGCCACTTCCCTCGCGGGTTCACCGAGCCCCGTGCAGTACCTTCGCTGGCCGAAGCGCCACTCGAGGTCACCTGGGACGAAGTATGGGCAGCGGTGCTCGCGCTGGTGGAGAGGCTTGCGGAGCCGGAGCCCGGCTACACCTTCGCTGCGAGGCCGGTACGGATCGAGGAGAAGATGGAGCACGTCCTGGCCGCGCTGCGGCGGCGCGAGCGCATCGAATTCGCCACCCTCGTGGCGCCCTGGGGTACGCGCATGCATGCGGTCGCCTCGCTGCTCGCCTGCCTGGAGCTGAGTCGACGCAGTCTGCTGCGGCTACGACAGAGCGCTCCTTTCGAGGCGCTCTGGGTGTATCGAGCGAAGGTTACGGACGATGCGGCCTAG
- a CDS encoding site-2 protease family protein, which produces MQDLIILLPVLIFSIVVHEVAHGWVARQQGDPTAYMLGRITLNPIPHIDPIGSILVPVLLALAPGGLIFGWAKPVPVNPRNFRNYKRGDILVSLAGVASNFLLAIAFTVVMALSEWLLRLVPDLTTTWLILRTMAQYGVYINFVLMLFNLVPIPPLDGSHVFAYLLPTRLAYRYRQIGMGGTVIVLLLLWVTGFTFLLVPLNWLYGAAMVFKGMLV; this is translated from the coding sequence ATGCAAGACCTGATCATTCTCCTACCTGTCCTGATTTTCTCGATCGTGGTCCACGAGGTGGCCCACGGGTGGGTGGCGCGGCAGCAGGGTGACCCCACGGCATACATGCTGGGGCGGATCACCCTGAACCCGATCCCGCATATCGACCCGATCGGAAGCATCCTGGTCCCCGTGTTGCTCGCCCTGGCCCCGGGAGGGCTGATCTTCGGCTGGGCGAAACCGGTTCCGGTCAACCCGCGCAACTTCCGCAATTACAAGCGAGGAGACATCCTCGTGTCGCTCGCCGGGGTGGCGTCGAACTTCCTGCTGGCGATCGCCTTCACGGTGGTGATGGCGCTGAGCGAGTGGCTGCTGCGCCTGGTGCCGGACCTGACGACCACCTGGCTGATCCTGCGGACCATGGCGCAGTACGGGGTCTACATCAACTTCGTGTTGATGCTCTTCAACCTGGTCCCGATCCCGCCGCTCGACGGCTCGCACGTCTTCGCCTACCTGCTGCCTACGCGTCTCGCCTACCGCTACCGGCAGATCGGCATGGGGGGGACGGTCATCGTGCTGCTCCTGCTCTGGGTGACCGGCTTCACCTTCCTGCTCGTCCCCCTCAACTGGCTGTACGGTGCGGCGATGGTGTTCAAGGGAATGCTGGTGTGA